From one Amycolatopsis sp. FDAARGOS 1241 genomic stretch:
- a CDS encoding NAD(P)/FAD-dependent oxidoreductase, giving the protein MALKGSGTLVVGASQAGVELAASLRKLGAPGPITLLGGETRLPYQRPPLSKAFLKGELPEDRLALRGADFYAAQQIELVRGEWIDEITLTDAGLGNGFAVLRSGRTLDFDRLALTTGGTPRRLRIPGSELAGIHYLRDVDDAVALRHDLAAARDVVVVGGGFVGLEAAAAATAAGKNVTVVEAADRLLARAVAPEMSGFYLAAHQRRGTDVVLSTGVTALLGRDRVTGVGLSDGRTLPSDVVVVGIGLVPRTELAEQIGLACAGGILVDESARTSVPSVVAAGDCTILAHPDHGTLRLESVPNAIAQAKTAAASLLGLAAPVAGIPWFWSDQADLKLQIAGISSGYDQTVLRGDPGSERFSLFYYRGGRLIAIDAVNAPRDYMAVRKLLEAGRTVPPQVAADTEVALKELLRAA; this is encoded by the coding sequence ATGGCGCTGAAGGGAAGCGGCACCCTGGTGGTGGGCGCGAGCCAAGCGGGAGTGGAGCTGGCCGCGTCGCTACGCAAGCTGGGTGCTCCGGGACCGATCACGTTGCTCGGCGGGGAAACCCGGCTGCCCTACCAACGGCCACCACTCTCCAAGGCGTTCCTCAAAGGGGAACTGCCCGAGGACCGGCTGGCGCTGCGCGGCGCTGACTTCTACGCGGCTCAGCAGATCGAGCTCGTCCGCGGTGAATGGATCGACGAGATCACCCTCACCGATGCCGGCCTCGGTAATGGCTTCGCGGTCCTGCGTTCCGGGCGGACGCTGGATTTCGACCGGCTCGCCCTGACCACCGGAGGCACCCCACGGCGCCTCCGGATCCCGGGCAGCGAGCTCGCCGGCATCCACTACCTGCGTGACGTCGACGACGCGGTCGCGCTCCGCCACGACCTCGCGGCGGCCCGCGACGTCGTGGTTGTCGGCGGGGGTTTCGTGGGGCTGGAGGCCGCCGCGGCCGCCACGGCCGCCGGCAAGAACGTCACTGTGGTCGAGGCAGCCGACCGGCTGCTCGCCCGCGCCGTCGCACCGGAAATGTCGGGCTTCTACCTCGCCGCACACCAGCGGCGCGGCACCGACGTCGTGCTGTCGACCGGCGTGACCGCACTCCTGGGCCGCGACCGCGTGACGGGTGTCGGGCTCTCCGACGGCCGCACCCTTCCCTCGGACGTCGTCGTCGTCGGGATCGGCCTGGTCCCGCGCACCGAGCTGGCCGAGCAGATCGGGCTCGCGTGCGCCGGCGGGATCCTGGTCGACGAGTCCGCCCGCACCAGCGTTCCCAGCGTGGTCGCCGCCGGCGACTGCACGATCCTCGCGCACCCCGATCACGGCACCCTGCGCCTGGAGTCCGTGCCCAACGCCATCGCGCAGGCCAAGACGGCGGCCGCCAGTCTGCTCGGCCTGGCCGCCCCGGTCGCCGGGATCCCGTGGTTCTGGTCCGACCAGGCCGACCTGAAACTCCAGATCGCCGGGATCAGCAGCGGCTACGACCAGACGGTGCTGCGGGGTGACCCCGGCAGTGAACGGTTCTCGCTCTTCTACTACCGCGGCGGACGCCTCATCGCGATCGACGCCGTCAACGCGCCCCGCGACTACATGGCGGTGCGCAAGCTGCTCGAGGCCGGGCGCACCGTCCCGCCGCAAGTCGCGGCCGACACCGAGGTGGCGCTGAAGGAACTCCTCCGCGCGGCCTGA